Within Longimicrobium sp., the genomic segment CAATCTCCGCCCGATCATCGACACCGTCATGCCGCTCGACCACGCCCGCGAAGCGCACGAGCGGCTCGAAGCAGGCGGCCAGTTCGGAAAGATCGTCCTGGTACCGTAACAGCAATCTCACACAGAGACACAGAGAGAAACAGCTAAGGTAGTTCTCTGTGGCTTGCAGTTCCCTCTGTGTTCTCTGTTAGGACTTACGCAGTTGCCCCCAAAGTGAAGCTGGGCTGGGCGAGATAGGTACGCACGGCGTTGCGCGTGATACTCACCTTTGCTTCGACCCAGCTCATTCCGGTGGCGATGCGGTTCCTTTCGAGCCGCAGGA encodes:
- a CDS encoding IS701 family transposase, producing LRLERNRIATGMSWVEAKVSITRNAVRTYLAQPSFTLGATA